Proteins encoded by one window of Bacillota bacterium:
- a CDS encoding macro domain-containing protein has translation MPFNIVQEDITRMTVDAIVNAANEQLRMGGGVCGAIFRAAGPSKMQAACERLAPIKTGQAVITPGFALPSRYVIHAVGPVYDRKNPAESKRLLGSAYRASLRLAIEHDCKSLAFPLISSGIFGYPKGEALQVATAAIAEFLQDHDLDVYLCVLDKETIVVDDQLWQEISRYVANNCLSDVSVPMNPSAPGIGVDGDAAMVPGKALDHLLENSDESFSTTLLRLIDAKMKSDVEVYKRANIHRRLFSKIRSEGYLPSKRTVLALAVALELTLDETNDLLKRAGFALSPSQKLDIIAEYFIVNGRYNIFEINQVLFKYDQPLLGGV, from the coding sequence ATGCCCTTTAACATCGTTCAAGAGGATATCACCAGGATGACGGTGGATGCCATTGTCAATGCGGCCAACGAACAGTTGAGGATGGGCGGCGGGGTTTGCGGAGCCATTTTTCGGGCAGCCGGGCCCAGCAAGATGCAGGCTGCCTGCGAGCGACTGGCGCCAATCAAGACCGGCCAAGCGGTGATCACCCCCGGTTTCGCTCTACCCAGTAGATACGTCATCCATGCGGTGGGGCCGGTCTATGACCGGAAGAATCCTGCAGAAAGTAAGCGACTTCTGGGATCCGCTTACCGCGCATCCCTACGATTAGCGATAGAACATGATTGTAAAAGCCTGGCCTTTCCCCTTATCTCCAGCGGGATCTTCGGTTATCCCAAAGGAGAGGCTTTGCAGGTAGCTACCGCTGCCATTGCCGAGTTTCTCCAGGACCATGATCTGGATGTATACCTATGTGTCTTGGACAAGGAGACCATCGTGGTAGATGACCAGCTGTGGCAGGAAATCTCCCGGTATGTCGCAAACAATTGCCTTTCTGATGTGTCTGTGCCGATGAACCCATCGGCTCCTGGTATTGGGGTAGATGGGGATGCAGCCATGGTTCCGGGGAAAGCCTTGGATCACTTGCTGGAGAATTCAGACGAGTCCTTTTCCACAACCCTATTGCGTTTGATTGACGCTAAGATGAAAAGCGATGTAGAGGTTTACAAACGGGCCAACATCCACCGGCGGTTGTTCTCGAAGATTAGAAGCGAGGGTTATCTACCCAGCAAGCGAACCGTCCTCGCCTTGGCTGTGGCTCTAGAACTCACCTTGGATGAGACCAATGATTTGTTAAAACGCGCAGGCTTTGCACTGTCCCCCTCTCAGAAGCTAGATATTATCGCGGAGTATTTTATTGTCAACGGTCGGTACAACATTTTCGAGATCAACCAAGTGCTGTTCAAATATGATCAGCCCCTATTGGGTGGGGTCTAG
- a CDS encoding nucleoside triphosphate pyrophosphohydrolase produces the protein MPDYNKLVRDRIPEIIRTSGRKCRCSTVTGEELLAGLEAKLLEEFNEFRSSERDLEELADILEVVDGLAHHLGSSFQEVLALKNKKREERGGFDRGIWLEWVED, from the coding sequence ATGCCTGATTACAACAAGCTCGTGAGGGATCGCATACCCGAGATTATTCGTACCAGTGGAAGGAAATGCCGTTGTTCCACCGTAACTGGGGAGGAACTACTTGCTGGCCTGGAAGCTAAGTTGTTGGAGGAATTCAACGAGTTTCGGTCCAGTGAACGGGATTTGGAGGAACTGGCGGACATCCTTGAGGTCGTGGATGGACTAGCCCATCATCTAGGATCATCGTTCCAGGAAGTTTTGGCCCTTAAGAACAAGAAGCGGGAAGAACGGGGAGGGTTTGACCGGGGAATTTGGTTAGAGTGGGTGGAGGATTAG
- a CDS encoding TldD/PmbA family protein, which yields MYHFPEGLYVDVRIEETFDTKISFRKLTLEEQKVRHRQGAFIRVFDGKRWYYSATTDIDGIQTQIDSLAKMADPDPDISEHPIVKAFEVHQDTLLRYTTRSVTDIPVVKKRELLESYLSLITDPVVVHHSSFYVDNKTIKTICTSKGSSITFDKQMAGIRINLELAHGENRNQAPMSKPVVHFEELENLQDYFHAELEKEVAFVKHAVPVVPGEYPVLLSPEATGVFTHESFGHKSESDFMVGDETMKAEWALGKRIGQELLTIIDDSNVIGYGYTPYDDEGTKGKKTYIVTNGVLTGRLHSAATAALLEEPLTGNARALDFEFEPIVRMTSTYIEKGDRPLKDIVGEIDKGVYIDTIKHGSGMSTFTLAPGRAYLIEHGRITTPVKVSVVTGSVFETLAEVDAVSEEFEITTFVGGGCGKIEQYPLPVGLGGPYTRVRKLKVQ from the coding sequence ATGTATCATTTTCCCGAAGGATTGTATGTGGATGTGCGTATCGAGGAAACCTTCGATACGAAGATCAGTTTCCGGAAGCTGACATTAGAGGAACAAAAGGTACGGCACCGTCAGGGAGCCTTTATTCGGGTCTTTGATGGTAAACGGTGGTATTACAGTGCCACCACAGATATTGATGGCATTCAGACCCAAATAGACTCCCTAGCCAAGATGGCAGATCCCGATCCCGATATTTCAGAGCACCCCATTGTGAAAGCCTTTGAAGTACATCAGGATACCTTGCTTCGGTACACCACCCGTTCAGTGACAGATATTCCAGTTGTAAAGAAACGAGAGCTTTTGGAAAGCTATCTTTCCTTGATCACTGACCCGGTGGTTGTACACCATTCTTCCTTTTACGTGGACAACAAGACCATCAAGACTATCTGCACCTCCAAGGGCAGTTCGATCACCTTTGACAAGCAGATGGCCGGCATTCGGATTAATCTGGAACTAGCCCATGGAGAAAACAGGAACCAGGCCCCGATGTCCAAACCCGTGGTCCATTTCGAGGAGCTGGAAAACCTTCAGGACTATTTCCACGCTGAGTTGGAGAAGGAGGTTGCCTTTGTGAAACATGCGGTGCCGGTGGTTCCTGGAGAGTACCCCGTTTTACTGAGCCCCGAGGCCACCGGAGTTTTTACCCATGAAAGCTTTGGTCACAAGAGCGAATCCGATTTCATGGTGGGTGACGAAACTATGAAGGCGGAATGGGCCTTGGGTAAGCGGATCGGCCAGGAGCTTCTCACCATCATCGATGATAGTAACGTTATTGGATATGGCTATACCCCCTATGATGACGAAGGGACCAAAGGTAAGAAGACGTATATTGTCACCAACGGTGTGCTTACGGGCCGGTTGCACAGCGCCGCCACTGCCGCCTTGTTGGAGGAGCCCTTGACGGGAAATGCCAGGGCCCTAGATTTCGAGTTCGAGCCGATCGTGCGGATGACCAGCACCTACATTGAAAAAGGGGATCGTCCCCTGAAAGACATTGTGGGGGAAATCGACAAAGGTGTTTACATCGACACCATAAAACATGGTTCAGGGATGTCTACCTTCACCCTGGCACCCGGTCGGGCCTATTTGATCGAGCATGGTCGAATTACCACTCCGGTGAAGGTCTCGGTGGTGACCGGCAGCGTCTTCGAAACCCTGGCGGAAGTGGATGCGGTCAGCGAAGAGTTTGAGATTACCACATTTGTCGGTGGTGGATGCGGTAAGATAGAGCAGTACCCATTGCCCGTGGGTTTAGGTGGGCCATACACGCGAGTTCGGAAACTTAAGGTCCAGTGA